A part of Abyssibacter profundi genomic DNA contains:
- a CDS encoding FGGY-family carbohydrate kinase, whose translation MRDQHVLALDVGTQSARAIVFDARGRLVASAQTAFEPYQSPHPGWAEQAPEVYWDAICESCQRVWAQPEAHPGRIAAVSLTTQRGSVVCLDAQGQPLRPAILWLDKRMQPGLGNVPGPWGWLFRALGVEETIAQFRADAECNWLAAQEPDTWARTRHFLFLSGYLSLRLTGQIRDSVGCQVGYVPFDYQRQRWAHRMDWKWRAVCVRAAQLPELVPVGKPLGRLTPEAAAALGLRADLPLIAAAGDKACEVLGSGALSPDTACLGYGTTATINTVSPRYHEVIRYLPAYPAAVPGHFNTEVQIFRGFWMVSWFKEEFGAAERALAASAGLPTEAVLDDQVRDIAPGCDGLMLQPYWSPGVREPGPEARGAIIGFSDVHTRAHLYRAILEGLAYALRHGRERIERSTRQPIHRLRVAGGGSQSDVAMQITADVFGLPAERPHVYEASALGAAICAAVGVGLHPDYRTAVRAMTHVGDVFEPEPASVATYDELYRRVYARMYRRMRPLYRQLARTAVAG comes from the coding sequence ATGCGTGACCAGCATGTGTTGGCGTTGGACGTCGGCACCCAGAGCGCGCGTGCAATTGTGTTTGATGCCCGGGGGCGGCTGGTCGCGAGCGCGCAAACCGCGTTCGAGCCCTACCAGTCACCGCATCCCGGCTGGGCGGAGCAGGCGCCGGAGGTTTACTGGGACGCCATCTGCGAGAGCTGCCAGCGCGTGTGGGCACAACCCGAGGCCCACCCGGGCCGCATCGCGGCGGTCAGCCTGACCACACAGCGAGGCTCCGTGGTCTGTCTGGATGCGCAGGGACAGCCCCTCCGACCCGCGATTCTCTGGTTGGACAAACGGATGCAGCCCGGGCTCGGCAACGTGCCGGGCCCCTGGGGCTGGCTGTTTCGCGCGCTGGGTGTGGAGGAAACCATCGCCCAGTTTCGAGCCGATGCAGAATGCAACTGGCTGGCTGCGCAAGAGCCGGACACCTGGGCCCGTACGCGCCATTTTTTGTTCCTGTCCGGCTACCTCAGCCTGCGATTAACCGGACAAATCCGGGATTCGGTGGGCTGTCAGGTCGGCTACGTGCCCTTCGACTACCAGCGGCAGCGGTGGGCGCATCGCATGGACTGGAAGTGGCGAGCGGTTTGTGTCCGGGCTGCACAGTTGCCTGAACTGGTGCCGGTGGGCAAACCCCTGGGCCGCTTAACCCCCGAGGCCGCTGCGGCGCTCGGTCTGCGGGCGGATCTCCCGTTGATCGCGGCCGCCGGTGACAAGGCCTGTGAGGTGCTGGGCTCGGGCGCCTTGTCACCCGATACGGCCTGTCTGGGTTACGGCACCACGGCCACCATTAACACGGTGTCACCGCGTTACCACGAGGTGATCCGTTATCTGCCAGCCTATCCTGCCGCCGTGCCAGGGCATTTCAACACCGAGGTCCAGATCTTCCGCGGATTCTGGATGGTGTCCTGGTTCAAAGAGGAATTCGGTGCTGCCGAACGTGCGTTGGCGGCCTCCGCCGGCTTGCCCACCGAGGCCGTGCTTGATGATCAGGTCCGCGATATCGCCCCCGGTTGCGACGGCTTGATGCTGCAGCCGTACTGGAGCCCGGGCGTTCGCGAGCCAGGGCCCGAAGCCCGCGGGGCCATCATTGGTTTCAGTGACGTACACACCCGCGCGCATCTGTACAGGGCCATATTGGAGGGTCTGGCCTATGCCTTGCGGCATGGTCGAGAGCGGATCGAACGCAGTACGCGACAGCCGATCCATCGCCTGCGCGTGGCCGGTGGCGGCTCGCAAAGTGATGTTGCCATGCAGATCACCGCTGACGTCTTCGGTCTGCCTGCCGAACGCCCGCATGTTTATGAAGCGTCGGCGCTGGGTGCAGCGATCTGCGCGGCGGTGGGCGTCGGGCTGCACCCTGACTACCGGACAGCTGTCCGCGCCATGACGCATGTGGGCGACGTGTTCGAGCCTGAGCCGGCGTCGGTGGCGACGTACGACGAACTCTACCGGCGTGTGTATGCACGCATGTACAGGCGGATGCGTCCCCTGTACCGGCAACTGGCACGAACAGCGGTTGCGGGGTAG
- the smc gene encoding chromosome segregation protein SMC, whose translation MRGRARIRKQWDGEASGIIGFHPRRLLRGDRINLHYGVDSPEQRHLMRLSAIRLAGFKSFVDPTHLKLDSNLTAVVGPNGCGKSNIIDAVRWVMGESSARQLRGDAMEDVIFNGSKGRKPVGRASVELVFDNSEGRLEGQFGQYAEISVKRELARDGQSTYFLNGKRCRRRDVSDLFLGTGLGSRNSYAIIQQGTVSRLVEARPEDMRNIIEEAAGISRYKERRRETENRIRHTRDNLDRLDDLRSELGERLAQLKRQADNAERYKLLKTEERKVGAELVVLRLQALEVESREQEARIESARSAYEAARVEADAGNKSAEEARADQQVATDALQAAQGAFYGAESALSQLDQAIRHARELAEIRRREQAQLAGELDRLEAEQKTAGDARQTLERELADARAQLAQATESEDRLADQAARAEEELSRVQSGWDQIVEQAQKPLRDAERERVRVEHAERQLEDYARRADRLRARLAELDIEAAERKAAASTQQHAKRVQEQEAARAQVTELDVRLGELRLRRSESDRALDEARKVLHRLRGQQTSLEALQKAALQQDEARMGGWLQQHGLAEQPRLAQLLQVEPGHETAVEAVLGPWLQAVAAASAPELEDAPPAALGLVSDSPSGALPVPATVAGARPLIRLVEGPAVLMALLDDVYYTDDPATAAHRADQLKPGQRLVTSDGSIYGPGYRWYASAGSAGESVIARERTLKQLHQDVSAAEAEEQQHRQALETARTELSALDARRSELVSAADQVSRQAARALAEQERDQSQLEQARRQREAGDTELKELTAAQIKAREELDAARATLSKLMEQAAQAEQRRNALQAELTQARQAMAEVRHQLDQARRSRQDAAMQLSQRETRLGAARQRVDELVARRRELDARLRAEDARADRSEKPIETLEAERGPAEAHKQAAEADLRKARERLQTAEVRVRERADLARKASSKLEPLRERLQQAKLDAQGLQVRRQTLVERLQEMNATLSTVRAGLPEDATVDAWVEQLAWLERRIQRLGAINLAAIEEYAEQQARAEYLDAQHKDLTDALEQLTSAINQIDRETRARFRETFETVNGHFQTRFPMLFGGGEATLELTGDDLLETGIRVMARPPGKRNASIQLLSGGEKAMTAVALLFALFQLTPAPFCMLDEVDAPLDDANVSRYCDMIRHMSEDVQFIIISHNKLTMELADRLHGVTMQEPGVSRLVSVDMEQALEMAG comes from the coding sequence ATGCGCGGTAGGGCGCGCATACGCAAACAATGGGATGGCGAAGCAAGCGGGATCATCGGTTTTCACCCACGTCGGCTACTTCGCGGCGACCGCATTAATTTACACTACGGCGTTGATTCCCCTGAACAGCGCCACCTGATGCGGCTCAGCGCCATCCGGCTTGCCGGTTTCAAGTCCTTCGTGGACCCCACGCACCTCAAACTGGATTCCAACCTGACCGCGGTTGTGGGTCCCAATGGCTGCGGCAAGTCGAACATCATCGACGCGGTGCGTTGGGTCATGGGCGAATCCAGCGCGCGACAGCTGCGTGGCGATGCCATGGAAGACGTGATCTTCAACGGCTCCAAGGGTCGTAAACCGGTGGGCCGGGCCTCGGTTGAACTGGTGTTCGATAACAGTGAAGGCCGGCTGGAAGGTCAGTTTGGGCAGTACGCCGAAATCTCCGTCAAGCGCGAGCTGGCTCGCGATGGTCAGTCCACCTATTTCCTCAACGGCAAACGTTGCCGGCGCCGGGATGTCTCCGATCTGTTTCTCGGAACCGGGTTGGGCTCTCGCAACAGCTACGCAATCATCCAGCAGGGCACGGTCTCCCGTCTTGTGGAGGCACGTCCCGAGGACATGCGCAACATCATCGAGGAAGCCGCCGGAATTTCGCGTTACAAGGAACGGCGGCGTGAGACCGAGAACCGAATTCGGCATACCCGGGACAATCTGGATCGCCTAGATGATCTGCGATCCGAGCTGGGGGAGCGACTGGCTCAGCTCAAGCGCCAGGCCGATAACGCCGAGCGATACAAGCTGCTGAAAACGGAAGAGCGCAAGGTCGGGGCCGAGCTCGTCGTGCTGCGTCTGCAGGCACTGGAAGTCGAAAGTCGCGAGCAGGAGGCCCGGATCGAGTCGGCGCGTAGCGCCTACGAGGCCGCCCGCGTGGAGGCCGATGCCGGTAACAAATCTGCCGAGGAGGCCCGGGCGGATCAGCAGGTGGCCACCGATGCGCTGCAAGCGGCGCAGGGTGCGTTCTATGGGGCCGAGTCGGCACTGTCGCAGCTGGACCAGGCGATTCGCCATGCCAGAGAGCTGGCTGAAATTCGCCGCCGTGAGCAGGCTCAGCTTGCTGGAGAGCTGGACCGTCTCGAAGCCGAGCAGAAAACGGCCGGGGATGCACGGCAGACGCTTGAACGCGAACTGGCCGATGCGCGCGCCCAACTGGCACAGGCCACGGAGAGCGAAGATCGTTTGGCCGACCAGGCGGCTCGGGCCGAAGAGGAGCTGTCCCGCGTCCAGTCCGGCTGGGACCAGATTGTCGAGCAGGCCCAAAAACCGTTACGAGACGCCGAACGGGAGCGTGTTCGCGTAGAGCATGCCGAGCGGCAACTCGAAGACTATGCGCGTCGCGCCGACAGGCTGCGCGCGCGCCTGGCGGAACTGGACATCGAGGCGGCGGAGCGCAAGGCGGCGGCATCGACGCAGCAGCACGCCAAACGGGTTCAGGAGCAGGAGGCCGCGCGCGCGCAGGTCACTGAACTGGATGTCCGATTGGGTGAATTAAGACTGCGCCGCAGCGAATCTGACCGCGCCCTGGATGAGGCCCGCAAGGTGCTGCACCGCCTGCGAGGCCAACAAACCTCATTGGAGGCGCTGCAAAAAGCGGCCCTGCAACAGGACGAAGCCCGCATGGGCGGCTGGCTGCAGCAACATGGTCTGGCCGAGCAGCCGAGGCTGGCGCAGCTGCTACAGGTCGAACCTGGTCATGAGACCGCCGTCGAGGCGGTGCTGGGTCCCTGGCTACAGGCAGTGGCCGCTGCCTCGGCCCCCGAGCTGGAGGACGCACCGCCCGCGGCGCTGGGCTTGGTGTCAGACAGTCCTTCGGGCGCCTTGCCTGTCCCGGCCACAGTAGCGGGCGCACGGCCGCTCATCCGTCTTGTCGAGGGCCCAGCAGTTCTCATGGCTTTGCTCGATGACGTCTACTACACCGACGATCCGGCGACGGCCGCGCACCGGGCCGACCAACTCAAGCCCGGTCAGCGTCTGGTGACGTCAGACGGCTCCATTTACGGGCCTGGTTACCGCTGGTACGCATCGGCCGGGTCGGCAGGGGAGTCCGTGATCGCGCGTGAGCGCACCCTCAAGCAGCTCCATCAAGACGTCAGCGCGGCGGAAGCCGAGGAGCAGCAGCATCGGCAAGCCCTGGAGACGGCCCGGACTGAATTGTCGGCACTGGATGCCCGACGCTCCGAGCTGGTGAGCGCTGCCGATCAAGTGAGTCGCCAGGCTGCCCGGGCGTTAGCCGAGCAGGAGCGGGACCAGAGTCAGCTGGAGCAGGCGCGGCGTCAGCGAGAGGCCGGCGATACCGAGCTCAAGGAGCTCACGGCGGCTCAGATCAAGGCACGCGAGGAGCTGGACGCGGCGAGAGCCACGCTGTCCAAACTCATGGAGCAGGCAGCCCAGGCCGAGCAGCGCCGCAACGCTTTACAGGCTGAGTTGACCCAGGCACGCCAGGCCATGGCCGAGGTGCGTCATCAGCTGGATCAGGCCCGTCGTAGCCGCCAGGATGCTGCGATGCAGCTGTCTCAGCGCGAAACCCGCCTGGGTGCCGCCCGCCAGCGGGTCGATGAACTGGTGGCCCGTCGCCGTGAACTCGATGCGCGGTTGCGTGCCGAGGATGCCCGTGCGGACCGTAGCGAAAAGCCGATCGAGACGCTGGAAGCCGAGCGTGGTCCCGCCGAGGCGCATAAGCAGGCAGCCGAGGCCGATTTGCGCAAGGCCAGAGAACGCCTGCAAACCGCCGAGGTGCGTGTCCGCGAGCGAGCAGACCTTGCACGCAAGGCGAGTTCGAAACTGGAGCCCCTGCGCGAACGACTGCAGCAGGCCAAGCTGGATGCCCAGGGCTTGCAGGTGCGCCGCCAGACGCTGGTTGAGCGCTTGCAGGAAATGAATGCCACGCTGTCAACCGTTCGAGCCGGCTTGCCCGAGGACGCCACGGTCGATGCGTGGGTTGAACAGCTGGCCTGGTTGGAACGGCGGATTCAGCGGCTGGGTGCAATCAATCTGGCCGCGATTGAGGAGTACGCCGAACAGCAGGCCAGAGCCGAGTATCTGGATGCCCAGCACAAGGATTTGACCGATGCCCTGGAGCAGTTGACCTCGGCGATTAACCAGATTGACCGCGAAACGAGGGCGCGCTTCCGCGAAACCTTCGAAACGGTCAACGGCCACTTCCAAACACGGTTTCCCATGTTGTTTGGCGGTGGTGAGGCGACACTGGAGCTGACCGGCGACGATTTGCTGGAGACCGGCATCCGGGTCATGGCGCGGCCGCCAGGCAAACGGAATGCGTCAATCCAGCTCTTGTCCGGTGGCGAGAAAGCGATGACAGCCGTTGCGCTGTTGTTCGCGCTGTTCCAGCTGACCCCGGCGCCGTTCTGCATGCTGGATGAGGTCGACGCGCCCCTGGATGACGCCAACGTTTCGCGCTACTGCGACATGATTCGGCACATGTCGGAAGACGTGCAATTTATAATCATCTCTCACAACAAGCTGACGATGGAACTGGCCGACCGGTTGCACGGTGTCACCATGCAAGAACCGGGTGTCTCGAGGCTGGTCAGCGTGGACATGGAACAGGCGCTGGAGATGGCCGGCTGA
- a CDS encoding M3 family metallopeptidase, whose protein sequence is MMRRLLCVASCLLAGVAEARITLPMLTAAEISASCEQALTLGAARAQQLAQGRVDGPVLHGWDRMMASVENTVGPVYILAYVHPDKTVRDAGEACIVEYTQFETSLYQDEALYAAISDVEPQDAIDAKLKQDLLIAFADAGVSLPPERRQRAAAILTELQSLGQRFARNIRENNTKLTFSGDELAGLPASYLEQHDVQPGGSLTVGFDYPDYGPFMRSASNESARQRYYTAFNRRGGAENLELLDRIVELRHEYAGLHGLESYAEFVLQRRMVGSVARLDRFLTEVGAVTREAEAADVARLRAMKAEDQGRPLDEVQLKQWDRSYYIEQYRQATAQVDQEALRAYFPTLAVRDWILAVTATQYGLRFEPADVPVWHEDVVYYDVIDQHSGERLSGLYLDLFPRQGKFKHAAAFPVRGASTLQGRTPISVLVTNFDRNGLTQGEVETFFHEFGHGVHGVLSRTRYVSHAGTSVERDFVEAPSQMFEEWARRPESLALLQAHCTGCPVLGEDQIRRLDVARRLASGMRYARQHLYASFDFQLYQNPPQSAQALWEQMTAQTPYGYAPETQFPGAFSHIAGGYASGYYGYMWSEAIALDMLSAFGTSIVNPQVGLRFRNLILARGSEQSADAMVRSFLGRAPSNATFFDEIRGQRSAVQ, encoded by the coding sequence ATGATGCGCCGCCTGCTTTGTGTGGCGAGCTGTTTGCTCGCAGGTGTCGCCGAAGCACGGATCACCCTACCCATGCTCACGGCGGCGGAAATCTCGGCCAGCTGCGAGCAGGCCCTCACGTTGGGGGCGGCACGCGCCCAGCAGCTGGCGCAAGGCCGTGTTGATGGTCCGGTCCTGCACGGCTGGGACCGGATGATGGCGTCGGTGGAAAACACCGTGGGTCCGGTGTACATCCTGGCCTATGTGCACCCGGATAAGACGGTGCGGGATGCGGGTGAGGCCTGCATTGTCGAGTACACACAGTTTGAGACCTCGCTGTATCAGGACGAGGCGCTTTATGCGGCCATCTCGGACGTGGAGCCGCAAGACGCCATCGACGCCAAGCTCAAGCAGGATTTGCTGATCGCTTTCGCGGATGCCGGTGTCAGCCTGCCCCCGGAGCGGCGTCAACGTGCCGCAGCAATCCTCACCGAACTCCAGTCGCTGGGTCAGCGGTTCGCGCGAAATATCCGGGAGAACAACACCAAGCTGACGTTCTCTGGAGATGAGCTCGCAGGTCTGCCAGCCAGCTACCTGGAGCAGCACGACGTCCAGCCCGGCGGCAGCCTGACGGTGGGCTTCGATTACCCGGACTACGGACCGTTCATGCGCAGCGCAAGCAACGAGTCGGCCCGTCAGCGTTACTACACCGCGTTCAACCGCCGTGGCGGCGCGGAAAACCTGGAACTGCTGGATCGCATTGTTGAACTGCGGCACGAATACGCCGGCCTGCACGGGCTGGAGTCTTACGCCGAGTTCGTGCTCCAGCGGCGCATGGTGGGCTCGGTGGCACGGCTGGACCGTTTCCTAACCGAGGTCGGCGCTGTCACCCGCGAAGCCGAGGCCGCCGACGTGGCGCGTCTGCGTGCGATGAAGGCCGAAGACCAGGGACGCCCGCTGGACGAAGTCCAACTCAAGCAGTGGGATCGTTCGTACTACATCGAGCAATACCGGCAAGCCACCGCACAAGTCGATCAAGAGGCGCTACGTGCGTACTTCCCCACCCTGGCGGTGCGTGACTGGATACTCGCCGTGACGGCCACCCAGTACGGCCTGCGTTTCGAACCCGCCGACGTGCCTGTCTGGCATGAAGATGTCGTCTACTACGATGTCATCGACCAGCACAGTGGAGAGCGGCTGTCTGGTCTCTATCTGGATTTGTTTCCCCGCCAGGGCAAGTTCAAACACGCAGCCGCCTTTCCCGTCCGAGGTGCCAGCACCTTGCAAGGCCGGACACCGATCTCGGTTCTCGTGACCAATTTCGACCGGAACGGGCTCACCCAGGGCGAGGTCGAGACCTTTTTCCACGAGTTCGGTCATGGCGTGCACGGTGTGCTGTCACGCACCCGCTACGTGTCACATGCCGGCACCAGTGTCGAGCGCGACTTTGTCGAAGCGCCCTCGCAGATGTTCGAGGAATGGGCCCGGCGCCCCGAATCACTGGCTTTGTTGCAAGCCCACTGTACGGGGTGCCCGGTGCTGGGCGAAGACCAGATTCGTCGCCTAGATGTCGCCCGTCGCCTGGCCAGTGGCATGCGATATGCGCGACAGCATCTGTACGCGAGCTTCGACTTTCAGCTCTATCAAAACCCGCCCCAGTCGGCCCAGGCCCTCTGGGAGCAGATGACGGCACAGACCCCGTATGGCTACGCCCCTGAGACGCAGTTTCCCGGCGCCTTCTCGCATATCGCAGGCGGGTATGCCTCGGGGTACTACGGCTATATGTGGTCGGAGGCCATCGCACTGGACATGCTCTCGGCCTTCGGGACCAGCATCGTGAATCCGCAGGTGGGCCTACGCTTTCGGAACTTGATTCTGGCGCGGGGCTCCGAACAGTCGGCCGATGCCATGGTGCGCAGCTTCCTCGGTCGAGCCCCGTCGAACGCAACATTCTTTGATGAGATTCGCGGGCAGCGCAGCGCGGTCCAGTAA
- the queF gene encoding preQ(1) synthase translates to MSTQPSKDLETFPNPNPERDFLIQMRIPEFTCLCPKTGQPDFATIHLDYIADQTCVELKSLKLYMWSFRDEGAFHEAVTNRILDDLVAATSPRYMRVTAEFYVRGGIYTNVVAEHRAEDWTPAPPAPVPPAVTGVGQ, encoded by the coding sequence ATGTCCACCCAGCCTTCCAAGGACCTGGAAACCTTTCCGAATCCGAATCCTGAGCGTGACTTCCTGATCCAGATGCGGATTCCTGAGTTCACCTGCCTGTGCCCCAAGACCGGCCAGCCTGATTTCGCCACCATTCACCTGGACTACATCGCAGACCAGACCTGCGTGGAGCTCAAGTCGCTCAAGCTCTATATGTGGAGCTTTCGCGATGAGGGCGCATTTCACGAGGCCGTGACCAATCGCATCCTGGACGATCTGGTCGCCGCCACATCGCCTCGCTATATGCGCGTCACCGCCGAGTTCTACGTACGCGGTGGCATCTACACCAATGTGGTGGCCGAGCACCGCGCCGAAGACTGGACGCCGGCTCCGCCCGCACCGGTGCCACCAGCCGTCACGGGGGTAGGACAATGA